In Deltaproteobacteria bacterium GWC2_55_46, a single window of DNA contains:
- a CDS encoding polyketide cyclase produces the protein MEREQMEKDNLNTFDDLDFNVFSGQKWNQLNKSHDKEIIVHWPDGRTTMGIGVHTEDLKMMFVYAPDTRIKEHPIKIAEGEWTAVMGIMEGTFTKPMATVGGETILPTGRHFKLPMATIGRWKDGVMVEEWLFWDNQAFMKQIGLRH, from the coding sequence ATGGAAAGGGAACAGATGGAGAAAGACAACCTCAACACCTTCGACGACCTTGATTTCAACGTCTTTTCAGGGCAGAAGTGGAACCAGCTCAATAAAAGCCATGACAAGGAGATCATCGTCCACTGGCCGGACGGCCGCACGACCATGGGGATCGGCGTGCACACCGAAGACCTTAAGATGATGTTCGTCTACGCGCCCGATACGAGGATCAAGGAACACCCGATCAAGATCGCTGAAGGCGAGTGGACGGCTGTAATGGGAATAATGGAGGGGACGTTCACAAAACCTATGGCAACAGTAGGCGGGGAGACGATCCTCCCGACCGGCAGGCATTTCAAGCTGCCGATGGCTACTATCGGACGCTGGAAGGATGGCGTGATGGTAGAGGAGTGGCTCTTCTGGGATAACCAGGCCTTCATGAAACAGATAGGCCTGCGCCATTAG